ACCACCCCATTCTCTCACAGCCTCAGCGGTTTCggcttcccttttttttctaccAAAAGGGGTCGACAAGGGAAAACGAAACTCCAGCCCAGGAGGGTAGCaggaaaacaaacaaaaagcgtGACGCAtcgggcacgcacgcacaaggaaaacaaaaagggaacCTGTCGTTTCGttaccgctgcagcgccaacaccatttttttttttcgttcttctctccttttgtgtgtctggcctgcccaccccctccccaacgGTACAGCCAGACGCACTCACGCCGACACAGGATCGACGAacaaggaggaagaaggcaaCGCTCGATTTTTTCTCCTGTCATCTCGACcctcgctgcggctgttGTCTCCTTGCTCTTCATTCTCCGTCTTTGATATCACTTTCGGCCTCTTCGGAGGGGAGTccttcttcccttccttATACTTTAACGCCTGTCGCCTTTCGCACCTTTGAGACGTTGCTGCTCCAGCTTCTGGTCTgatttgttttttttttcgctgttgtGCATCGTTCCCCTTCATCCCTCTTTTCGACTCGTACATCTTCCTGCTTTGTGGGCTCGCTTGCTCGTGCAGAGCCCTTCTTTTGCAAATAAAGACGATGAGCAAGCCGTTGAACGCGCTGGTGGTCTGTGGACCCTCTGGAGTAGGCAAGGGAACCCTGCtgggccgcctcctccgcgagTACCCCAACCGCTTTGCCTACTCGGTGTCGCACACAACACGTCAACCGCGCCAGGGAGAGGTGAATGGCCGCGAGTACCACTTCACCGACCGCGAGAGCATCCTCAAGATGCGCGACAATAACGAGTTCCTCGAGCTGTGCGACGTGCACGGCAACTTCTACGGCACGAgcgttgccgccgtgcacGCTGTGCAGAAAGAGGGGAAGGTGTGCGTCATCGAGATTGATGTGAAGGGGGCACAGAAACTGTTCAACCGTAACGATAATGCGCTGAACGCTGTGTACTTCTTTATCACGGCCCCCAgagaggagctgcgcaagcgtATCATGAAGCGTGGCGCCGATGACGAGAcgatgctgcagcggcgtctaGAGACGGCCGAGTTAGAATACAAGTTCGTCGATGAGAATCCCGACT
This genomic stretch from Leishmania infantum JPCM5 genome chromosome 33 harbors:
- a CDS encoding putative guanylate kinase, translating into MSKPLNALVVCGPSGVGKGTLLGRLLREYPNRFAYSVSHTTRQPRQGEVNGREYHFTDRESILKMRDNNEFLELCDVHGNFYGTSVAAVHAVQKEGKVCVIEIDVKGAQKLFNRNDNALNAVYFFITAPREELRKRIMKRGADDETMLQRRLETAELEYKFVDENPDFFSVLLVNDELEAAYAALLAAIDDQLVKHNMEKLAA